The window TCCAATAAGCAAACACTATAACTCTTCATATTCCCTCAGGCCATTCTGAAGACAAACAAGTGGCGCGAGACATATGGCGTCGATAAGCTCGGCGAAATGGACATGGAACTGCTGGCTAAGAAGGCTCGTGTGCTGCGCCACCGTGACTGCATTGGCCGTCCAGTGATCTACATTCCGGCCAAGAATCACAGCTCTTCAGAGCGCGACATCGAGGAGCTGACTCGATTCATTGTCtacaacctggaggaggcttGCAAGAAGTGCTTTGAGGAGGTCACCGACCGTCTTTGCATCGTATTCGATCTGGCTGAGTTCAGTGCTGGTTGCATGGACTACCAGCTGGTCCAGAATCTCATCTGGCTGTTGGGAAAGCACTTCCCAGAGCGCCTCGGCGTCTGCTTAATCCTCAATTCACCGGGATTGTTCTCCACCATTTGGCCGGCTGTGCGGGTGATGCTGGATGATAATACCGCTAAAAAGGTCAAATTCGTGGGGGATGAGGTGGAGCTGTGTCAGTATCTTATTCCAGACATCCTGCCCACGGACATGTAAAGAACTTCCGCTCACGAACCATCAGTTAGTCGTAGACATATCTCCGAAATGAGAACCGAATCCAGTACCTAAGTAACTATGGCGCAACCTATTTGCAAGGAGGCTTCTGAGAGCTAGAGCTTGTATCCAGTACTCTTTGTTTAAATCGATGTTGATtgtaaaatgtatttattggACACAACTAACTATTTTAGATAAATGTTTTTCGTGGATATGCCGTGCAGAATCTATATACCTGAATTCGTACCTATATATACTGTATACCGTATGTATATAATATGCATGTCTATGTGTACAGCAAATAAAGTTGTAAACTAAAAAGGGTCGTAAAGATAAATGGGGTGAGACATGACACACGTGAGTATCGGCTTGATAATGCTCTAATTTTGGAGGGCTTATCAATCGAACACTGATAACCATCATAATCCAATTGGCCTCGGGGTGGCCAGGCTTATCAAAGGTTGTTATTGTTTAAAGAGAGAAACTGATTTGAAATTGGCGCACAGATTAGGGTTGTCCATGCGATAGGAATCTAAAGGATTTTTTGGTATTATCCAACActtacaaatatttaattattccaagATGTATCcgtttttaaatgattttggTTCCTAAAAGGACGATTTATTGTTGAAAACTTAGAAAAGAACCATTTCTAAACATAAAACTATggataaaaacaatttttaaatacagTTGTAATTGTGATTGTAAGAAAAACGGATTTGAatcaaaactgaaaaaaattctacaaaaaacggattatatattttatatgtatatatttttaagaattatAAGTAGCTTCATAAATGAATGTTCTAAACTCTAGCCATTTTTCAGGAATGTAGCTTTTTCGGGGCAGGTGACAGCCCTGGCTCCCAACTGGTTATCATCTGGACGCGAAACAAAAGTCGAGCACCTGATAAGGAAATCTGAAGCGCGCACTATGAGAACTCgccacaacaaaaacaataaagtcGGCATtagcaataacaataacagtaGCGGGGGCATTATAAGCGAAATGGATAAGTCGATCCGCCGCCGACAGCTTCGAGTAACGACGTCCAACAATCAGTGATCGACGAGGCGAGCGCTGCGAAACATGTCAGCGCCTTCAGAGCAGATAGCCGGAGAGGCAGAATCTGCCGACGCCGAGCTGGTGGACACTAGTCCTGGGGATTCACCAGCCACATCCCCGATCCGATCCgaagccgtttttattgccgCCTTGGACGTTGGCACCACCTGCGTGCGGTGCTTTGTCTTGGACGAGAGATGTGCCGTCAGGGGATCGGCAGTGGATGCCGTAAGTGTTTGGATCGTTAACTTAACTGCCAGGGGGCAAAGTCAAGGGGGGGAGCACAATCAGACCGCACCAAATGTGTTTTTCTGCTTGTTTTCCTGCATTCAGTATCTCATCATACAAAATTTACAAAGaagttaaataatttttgcataaaagtaatttaaaaGTACTGGGTAGTTTTCGTCACTGTAGTTCCCCCCTCTTAATTTCTGGGGGCAAAGTTAATTGACGGCAATTTACTATTTTTACGACCTTTGCTTGTGTTTAGGTGAAGCTGTTGAACCCGCAGCCGGGCTTTTTTGAGATCGATCCAGAGGTCCTATGGCGAAAAATTGTAAACGTTATAAACCAGGCAGTACAGAGTAAGTTAAAAGGATTACGACAGGCTACATATCCTTACTGTCATTAACATTCTCTCTCGTAGATGCCAAACTGAAGCCTACGGACATCAGCTGCCTGACGATATCGACGCAGCGCTGCACTTTCCTGACATGGGACCATCTGAGTGGCGAGTACTACCACAACTTTATCACCTGGAAGGATCTGCGTGCCGATGAGCTTGTGGAGCAGTGGAACACCAGCTGGACCAGGCGCACCATGAATGGGTTTTCCTATGCCCTGTTTCTGCTCACCCGACAGTCGCGATTCCTTGCCGGGAGCGTGCTGAAGCTAATGAATGGCCAAGTGACGCCAAGACTGCTCTACGAGATTTTGAATAATAAGCGACTACGCCATGCCCTTAGCCAGAAGAAGGCTAGGGTGGAGTTGCTCGACTCGTGGATCCTATACAAACTGAGGTCGGGCAATGGAAAAGACACCGATGTAGAGCACATAACTGATGTTACCTCCAGCACGGCCACGGGGCTATATGATCCTTTCACACTCAGCTGGTCACCGCTGATAAGTTGGCTTTTTGGCCTAGATGTGAGTGTTTTGAACTGCTTTGTTAAGTTCTCCCCTTGCCGGGTACTATATTTTTGACTAATCTCCAGACTAAAATACTGCCACGCGTTGTAGACAACGGCTATAAGGGCTATGGACATGTACATCCATCGGCATTGGGTCCGGAATGGACCACAACACGAGTCCCAATAGCAGCCTCGCTCAGTGACCAAACAGCCGCCATGTGGGGATCCCAGTGTTTCGCGAAGAACGATGTCAAAGTCACCATGGGCACAGGAGCCTTTCTAAATTTGGTCACTGGCTCCCAGTGCCATGCCGCCATTACGGGGATGTATCCCCTGGTGGCCTGGCAGATGCAGAAGAAAGCCATCTACTGCATTGAGGGAGCGTCTCATGATTTTGGGACCGTGGTCACCTGGGCGCAGTCCTGCGAGCTCTTTGCAGACCCAAAGGACACGGCCGCCATGGCAGAATCCGTTGCGGACACAAATGGAGTATTCTTTATGCCCGCTTTTAGTGGACTGGGAGTGAGTTACCCATTcagttatatttaaatatgtataaaatgGTATGATCCTCTATAGCCCCCGGTGAACGATTATCGATCGGCTACTGGGTTCATTGGACTCACGCCATCCACGACAAAAGCACATATGGTAAGGGCTCTGCTGGAAAGCATTGTCTTTCGTCTGGTTCAATTGATTGAGGCGGCCGAGCAGGAAACCTCCCAGAAGCTGGAAATCATAAGGTAAACTCCAATCACTGATCCTCAAAATCcgtttaatttaatattcttttttaGGGTTGATGGTGGCGTTTCGCGGAATGACTTTGTCTGCCAGTTTCTGGCCGATCTCAGCCAGCTTCAGGTGGAGAGGGCCGAGAACTCCGAGAGCAGTATAATGGGAGCAGCTTTCATGGCTGGCATTAACCATGGCATTTGGGACAGTGTCGAGGATCTGAAGTGTTTCCGGCAGGTAGAGCGGGTTTTCAATCCGCGGAGAAAAGTCTACGACACAATAGTATCCCGTATGGATAAATGGAGTCGAGCAATCGAACGCTTCAGCGACTGGTACTAAATTACTGTAcggttttttgtattttcgttACGCACTAAAGTCATTAAATACTTAGAAGGCTAGGAGTAGTAAAGGAGTGGTATAAAAATGCTGCATTAATCAGTCTCTCAGTTGAAGCGTTGCTGGAAATTCTGTTGCTGGTTGAACAtcatttgttgctgttgctgctgctgttgttgctgctgttgctgttgagcctgctgctgctggtggtggaaGTCCTGCTGGTTGCCAGCTCCCGACAACCGTACTCTCTTCGCATTCGGCTCCGACGAGTTCatttgctgctgttgttgctgctgctgttgctgttgttgttgctgctgttgctgttgttgctgctgctgttggcgCTTAGTGTCGGACTTATCCTCTTGATCATCGTCGGTGAGGAACTCCCTCTTGGGATACGGAATGGGGCAGCCGGCAAAGACGTCCTGCGTGGGCAACGGCTCCTCTTGGAAGTACTGATCCTGCATGGCCTGCTCGGAGGTTATGCGCTTGTTGGGATCCATCA of the Drosophila ananassae strain 14024-0371.13 chromosome 2R, ASM1763931v2, whole genome shotgun sequence genome contains:
- the LOC6506897 gene encoding CRAL-TRIO domain-containing protein C3H8.02, which translates into the protein MSSEELAPINEKDFKDLKERMKLIVDADPKQYHNDFSLRRYLRAFKTTDDAFQAILKTNKWRETYGVDKLGEMDMELLAKKARVLRHRDCIGRPVIYIPAKNHSSSERDIEELTRFIVYNLEEACKKCFEEVTDRLCIVFDLAEFSAGCMDYQLVQNLIWLLGKHFPERLGVCLILNSPGLFSTIWPAVRVMLDDNTAKKVKFVGDEVELCQYLIPDILPTDM
- the LOC6506898 gene encoding putative glycerol kinase 5, with the translated sequence MSAPSEQIAGEAESADAELVDTSPGDSPATSPIRSEAVFIAALDVGTTCVRCFVLDERCAVRGSAVDAVKLLNPQPGFFEIDPEVLWRKIVNVINQAVQNAKLKPTDISCLTISTQRCTFLTWDHLSGEYYHNFITWKDLRADELVEQWNTSWTRRTMNGFSYALFLLTRQSRFLAGSVLKLMNGQVTPRLLYEILNNKRLRHALSQKKARVELLDSWILYKLRSGNGKDTDVEHITDVTSSTATGLYDPFTLSWSPLISWLFGLDTKILPRVVDNGYKGYGHVHPSALGPEWTTTRVPIAASLSDQTAAMWGSQCFAKNDVKVTMGTGAFLNLVTGSQCHAAITGMYPLVAWQMQKKAIYCIEGASHDFGTVVTWAQSCELFADPKDTAAMAESVADTNGVFFMPAFSGLGPPVNDYRSATGFIGLTPSTTKAHMVRALLESIVFRLVQLIEAAEQETSQKLEIIRVDGGVSRNDFVCQFLADLSQLQVERAENSESSIMGAAFMAGINHGIWDSVEDLKCFRQVERVFNPRRKVYDTIVSRMDKWSRAIERFSDWY